The Erythrobacter litoralis HTCC2594 nucleotide sequence TCGGATGCCGTGCGACCTGATCGGGATCGGTCGGGAAAATCATCGCCCAGCTGACATCGGTCGGGCGGCCGTACAATTCGCCGTTCACGAAATTCGCCATCCGCCCGAGGAACATGCCGAAAGGCACGTTGACGGCGATGTAATCGCACACGCGCAGCCAGTTGAGCTTGCCGCGCCACGACACGAACAGGATCGCCAGCACCACGCCGATCACCCCGCCGTGAAAGCTCATGCCGCCTTCCCACACCTTGAACATGTCCAGCGTGCCGAGCAGATCCGGGCGGTAGAACAGCACATAGCCGATCCTGCCGCCGAAAATGACGCCGAGCGTGCAATAGAAGAACAGGTCGTCGGCATGGCTCTGCGCCATGGGCGCGCCGGGTGCCTTGATCATCTTGCCGAGGTGCCAATAGGCGAGGACGATACCGACTATATAGGCGAGCGAATAAAAGCGCAGCGTGAAAAAGCCGAGATCGATCCCCGGCGACAGGCCGAGCTCGGACCAGTAGATCGGCTGCGAAGCAGCGTCGGCCAATAGTGACAGCACGGACAAGACCTCTTACATGGGGCGCGAGACAACGAGGACACGGCCCTTCTTTCGGCACGGCTTTGGCACAGCCCGGGTTTCGACGAAACCCCGAAGCGAAGGAGCTTGCCCCGCAAATCGACGGAGAGAAATACAGATGCCGACCCAGCTCGATCTTACCCTTGATGCGATCATGGACAAGCTGACCGCCGAAGGCGCACCGGCCGAAACCGTGACCTTCGCCCGCAACGGCACGGACATGCCCGCGCTCAAGAACGCCCCGCCGAGCCTGGCGCATTATTTCGCGCATTATTGCAACGAGCATAAGGATGCCGAATTCCTCGTCGATGGCGGCTGCCGGCTGACCTTCGGGCAGACCTGGGCCGCCGCCCACGCCGTCGCGGCCGGTCTCAGGAACGAACACGGCATGCAGAAGGGCGACCGCGTCGGCATCGCGGCGCGCAATTCGGCCAACTGGATAGTGCTCTACATGGGCATCATCATGGGTGGCGGCTGTGCGACCCTGCTCAACGGTTTCTCCAACGGGGAGGAACTCGCCGCCTCGATCGATCTCGTCGAATGTAAGCTGGTGTTCGCCGACGAAGGCCGCGCCAAGCGGCTCGAGGGCACCAACCACGGTGCCAGGATCGTGCTGTTCGATCACGATTGCGACCCGAGCACCGGCCTGAAAGTGGCTTGGGGCGATCCCGGCACCGTCAACCCGCTCGATGTCGGGCCGGACGATCTGTGCACCGTGCTCTACACCTCCGGCTCGACCGGGCTTTCCAAGGGCGCCTATTCCGACCACCGCGGCGTCGTCCACGGATCGATGAGCTATGCGCTCCAGTCGCTGATGGCCTTTACCTATCTCGACAGCACCGGCGACGCCCCGACGACGCAGGCCTGCGCGCTGCTCGCCGTGCCGCTGTTCCACGTCACCGGCGAAGTCCCGCTGTTGCTGCAGAGCTACGCGCTGGGCCGCAAGGTCGTGCTGATGCCGAAGTGGGATGCGGGCACCGCCTTGCAGCTGATCCAGGACGAGAAGGTGAGCTATTTCGCCGGCGTGCCGCTGATGACCTACGAAATGGCTACGCATCCCGATCGCGACAAATACGATGTGTCGACCTGTTCCGGCTGGGCCGCCGGCGGCGCGCCGCGCCCGGTCGACCATGTCGAGAAAATCAAGGACGCTTTCCCCGAAGGCAACCCGCTGCTCGGTTACGGCCTGACGGAAACCAACGGCGTCGGCTGCGGCAATTTCAACGAGAACTATCTCGCCAAGCCTTCAAGCACCGGCAAGCCGAGCCGCCCGCTGGTCGACCTCGCCATTCTCGACGACAACGGCAAGGAAGTGCCGCAAGGCGATGTCGGCGAAGTCTGCATCCGCTCGGTCTGCAATTTCCTCGGCTACTGGAACAACGAGGAAGCGACCAAGGCCGCCTTCACCGACGACATGTATTTCCGCACCGGGGATCTCGGCCGGGTGGACGAGGACGGATACCTCTTTATCGTCGACCGCAAGAAGGACATCATCATCCGCGGCGGCGAGAACATCACCTGCATCGAGGTCGAGGAAGCGATTTACGCGCATGACGACATCGCCGAATGCAGCGTCTTCGGCCTGCCCGACGAGCGCTATGGCGAGATCGTCGGCGCGGTGTTCCTCGCCAAACCGGGCAGCGGCCTGACCGAAGAGGGCCTGCGCGACTTCCTCAAGGATCGCCTCGCTTCCTTCAAGCAGCCGGTGGTCTATTGGCAGGCGAGCGAGAGCCTGCCGCGCCTCGGCACCGCCAAGATCGACAAGCGCACCCTGCGCGCCAAGTATACGGAAGAATACGAGGCAGCTTGACCGACCCCAAGGTCCCCCGCCAACGCCGCATCATCGACCGTCGCAAACTCGCTGCGGCGGTCGAAGCACTAGCCGAGCAGCAGGGCGAGAAGGCCCGCCCGGCGGTCCTGAAAGTACTGCGCGAGGCGCTGGAGAAGGGTCGCGACGAACTGTCGCAGCGGCTGCTCGACCGGCCGAGCGCCGGGCACCAGATCACCGCCGGTCACGCGTTTCTGGTCGACCAGCTGGTGCGGGTGATCTTCGACCATGTCACCACGCATCTCTATCCCGTAGCCAATCGTTCCTCGTCGGAACGGATCGCGGTCCTCGCGGTCGGCGGATATGGCCGCGCGGAGATGGCGCCGCAGTCCGATGTCGACATCGCCTTCCTGCACCCCTCGCGGCGAACGCCCTGGTGCGAGCAGGTGACCGAGGCGATGCTCTATTTCCTGTGGGACCTCGGCTTCAAGGTCGGCCAATCAAGCCGCACCCCCGAAGACATGGTGCGCATGGCCAGGGAAGATCTCACCATCCGCACCGCGCTGCTCGAAGCGCGCTTCGTCTGGGGCGACCGCGAACTCTACGACGAGGCGCGCAAGCGCTTCTGGAGCGAAGTCGTCAACGGTACAGAGCGGCAATTCGTCGCCGAAAAGCTCGCCGAACGCGATGCGCGGCACGAGCGGATGGGGGGCACGCGCTACGTCGTCGAGCCCAACGTCAAGGAAGGCAAGGGCGGCCTGCGCGACCTGCAGACGCTTTACTGGATCGGCAAATACATCCACCGCGCGCGC carries:
- a CDS encoding class I adenylate-forming enzyme family protein; protein product: MPTQLDLTLDAIMDKLTAEGAPAETVTFARNGTDMPALKNAPPSLAHYFAHYCNEHKDAEFLVDGGCRLTFGQTWAAAHAVAAGLRNEHGMQKGDRVGIAARNSANWIVLYMGIIMGGGCATLLNGFSNGEELAASIDLVECKLVFADEGRAKRLEGTNHGARIVLFDHDCDPSTGLKVAWGDPGTVNPLDVGPDDLCTVLYTSGSTGLSKGAYSDHRGVVHGSMSYALQSLMAFTYLDSTGDAPTTQACALLAVPLFHVTGEVPLLLQSYALGRKVVLMPKWDAGTALQLIQDEKVSYFAGVPLMTYEMATHPDRDKYDVSTCSGWAAGGAPRPVDHVEKIKDAFPEGNPLLGYGLTETNGVGCGNFNENYLAKPSSTGKPSRPLVDLAILDDNGKEVPQGDVGEVCIRSVCNFLGYWNNEEATKAAFTDDMYFRTGDLGRVDEDGYLFIVDRKKDIIIRGGENITCIEVEEAIYAHDDIAECSVFGLPDERYGEIVGAVFLAKPGSGLTEEGLRDFLKDRLASFKQPVVYWQASESLPRLGTAKIDKRTLRAKYTEEYEAA
- the lgt gene encoding prolipoprotein diacylglyceryl transferase, whose translation is MLSLLADAASQPIYWSELGLSPGIDLGFFTLRFYSLAYIVGIVLAYWHLGKMIKAPGAPMAQSHADDLFFYCTLGVIFGGRIGYVLFYRPDLLGTLDMFKVWEGGMSFHGGVIGVVLAILFVSWRGKLNWLRVCDYIAVNVPFGMFLGRMANFVNGELYGRPTDVSWAMIFPTDPDQVARHPSQLYQAGLEGLLMMAVMLLLFWQTRARWRPGVLVGVFTIGIAGARFVNEFFRAPDAHLADVVRDTGLSQGQWLSIPMILVGLAVVVYALTRKTKGTPEKPASA